The genomic region acaaggtctcctgggaagtatagttcgtcaggcagctttctccttgaactgtaactaggccgcatttttcagcctcaaaaagtactacaaaaagaaaaggaacgaaggtaagtgtgggaaggggggtggtgtgtgtgtgtgtgtgtaccgtggaggggggtgctgtggggggggaaggaggcggaaaaaacacactgcacaccgggcgcagtttggcccagctacgcctctgttcagaTAGCCTCCAGCTGGGTTCactccagtggtgagattcagccggttcgcactggTTCGGTAGAACTGTTACcgaattttttgttgagtttggcaaactggttgttaaaagcagctttcgagccccagagcagccaggcGCCTTCCCGGCCCGGCTGCTcggaggtgctaaaagccccatcgttccctctcccaggggagggggagtgagggggttttcagagccctggagcagcctgctCTGATACGCTAAAAGCCCCatccccccctctcccaggggagcaaGTGGACTTTCAGAGTAGTGGCAGCAAGGCCCTGTTGCCCCCCTGcgcccccacaagaagttcctctgcaggTAGTAAGTGGGTGGGGCACAGGGGCATGTGGCAGAGGgtcaaactggttgttaaattattagaatcccaccactggttcactTCTTTCTGTAACCATTGTGAGTTATTGTGGAATGTGGGACTGCTGTACAAATattggttagaagaagaagagaagaagaagagtttgggtttatattcccctttctctcctgtaaggagactcaaaggggctgacagtctcctttcccttcccccccacacaacaaacaccctatgagataggtggggctgagggagctccaaagagctgtgactagcccaaggtcacccagctggcgtgtgtgggagtgcacaggctaatctgaatttcccagataagcctcccagtggtgggatccaaaaattttagtaacaggttcccatggtggtgggattcaaactgtggcgtagcgccaatggggctgggcggggcacgacgggggcgtggccgggcattccaggggcggtgctgtggcaaggacgcagccactgcgccggtccttgggcgggaaacgaatgcacgcaggcgcaggctgccacgcacgccggtgcccctcctgctagactgcttcaagttctgcgcgctactgctgaggagcggaggaggggcgtaactaaggcaaaaactacgtggcaaaatcgccaattagtaaccccctctcggcacacacaaataattagtaacctactctcgggaacctgtgagaacctgctggatcccacctctgaagcctccacagctcaagtggcagagcagggaatcaaacccggttcctccagattagagtgcacctgctcttaaccactacgccactgctgctcctgagacttcTCAGCTGCTAGGAGTAAAACCCTGTGGCCATCTTTTCACCTTgactgttttttttctgtcttcccaGGGTCAAACTTGGAGGGATGCCTTCTACATCCGTTGGGCCGCGAGCCACCCTCACTTTCACAAGGCCGCCAGTCAGGCAAGGCGAAGCTGGAAGTGCCGTGGAAGGTCACGCAGCACCTGCCCAAGACGGCCACCCGCTCCCTGGGGGACTTGAAGGTGTGCCGTGGAACCCGGGGACTCATGGCTCGCTTTCTGAACAGGTCCAAGCGTAATCTGGCGTTGCCGGGAGCGGAAACCATTAGACATGGCCCCCAGGGCCAGAAGCAGGTATGGCGCCAGAAAAGTCATGGGGAAATGCTGtggttgctgccacagaaaaggGAGAGATCACAGAAAACAAAGGCCCTGTCCTGAGGAGCTTACATCCCTTGGTTGGTGCCTGCCAACTGCGGGAAGGGAAAAGGGCAGCCATGCCTTGTAAAAAAACCTGATAGGCTGGGTGGAATATCAcactgaacaagaagaagagttgtttttataacctgcttttctctactgttaagaagactcaaagtggtttacagactccttcccttcccctccccacaacagacactttgtgaggtgaaTGGAActaagagagtcctgagagaactgtgaccgggccaaggtcacccaacaggctttatatggagcggggaaacaaattcagttctcctgattagaattcgctgctcttaaccagtacaccagtGAGCCAGTGAGCCAGTGGGCTCACcacagggactggggagggcaaaagccggcctgcacggaggccagggatgtggggctctggggtggggcgggggcaccctgcgcccctgccccttCAGGTCCTCTGAAGGGTGCGTGGCCCTGTCTTTAAGCACCTCCCCCAcactgacccagctcttccaggtcagtgcaggggaggagaggggtagTGGGTAATTTTGCAGGGGGGCCCATTGTTGTGCTCGGGGACAGTTGACCCCCCCTGTCCCTGTGGGTGCTACACCCTTGGCTCACCCTGCTGGCTCTTGCATGCAATGATGTGTCTTGACttagcaaaaggccaggcaagcTCAAGGTCTCGGTTGCCTACGTTTACAGAAATCAgcctttgcaagaaattctgcaagaGAGCAAATAAcgtttaacaatttttttaaaggataaggggggggggtaacacaagcacacagtaatcagtacagcagaacacacacagtcctaggatataagcagtgttgagtgagAAGCCTGCACATAGCTCTGGTAGAAAAAttgcattgtggaacaatatcacaaacAGAGAGGTgaccagagatactgaacactggctacggggggcttcttataggggaaaAAGAGACCCTcagagttatgcagagtgatccttcaTCTCCTAGGACAAAGAGGAATCTGGTCTTTccaaggaaagacaagagacagaaatCAACTTTAATGGTTGGCTTGTTAATCTAATGAGTTTGGCATTAGCTTGATGTGCCACGTTCAAGAATGCCCGAAAGGGGGAGGCAGCTAATGGGATTACAGCTCCAGAACAATGGCCATGCAAATGACACTGTCAttagagaggttagtcagaggaaggaGAACTGGGTTAACACAACACTGGGCAGAACACTTGGCGCAAACACATTAACGAGTCCTTTCTCTTTGCAGGGgtgtatagtccagggctggaaatAGGAATGCTCGCCAGAGCAGGGTCACTGTGCTCCCTCAGTCAGTTCAGGAAGGGTGTGGGAGAGGTGCTCTGCATGGCAGGTGTaggcgagggcaagtccagacaagtttttactgtgtccttgtgggtacactgagcccagaggcggagcttctacggggcagcctggggacaaatgtccaGGGCAGCCAACGTGCGTCATGTGGGGTGCTCCCCACACCCCCTGCTGCCCAGCTGACCTGTCCAGCTGACCCGACGCCTCCCGGGCCCTCCTGGTTACAGCAGCTGTGGCGCTCCAGGCAATTAGCAAAGGGCCTGCGCCAGCATGGCTGGCCACGGAGAGAGCCCTGCCTTCTCCGCCTCCCTTCGTGTCGGGGAATTGTCCTGCACTGGTGGGAGCCTTGCTGAGCCCTCTCATGGCCAGAGAACCACCACCTCCCAACTACCCACCTGTGAGGGTCTCGGTGGCAGTTCTCTGGCCACGAGAGGACTCAGCAAGACTCCTGCTAGTGCAGGATGGTTACCCGGCCCGGAGGCTAATGGGGAAGGAAGGGCTCTCTTTGTGGCCGACAGTGCTGGCGCACGCTGCCCTGCCCCTGCTCAGCCAGATGACAAAAGGCgctgatgtggaggagcggggaagagGCAGAGGGTCGGGGGCCTGTGGCCCAGCAGGGGGCTGGCTGGACGTGGGGCCGGGGTGGCTGGGCAGGCACCTCTGGCTCTGCCGGGccaggttagaagaagaagaagaagaagaagaagaagaagaagaagaagaagaagaagaagaggaggaggaggaggaggaggaggaggaggaggagtagtttggatttatatcccccctttctcgcctgcaggagactcaaaggggcttacaatctccttgcccttcccccctcagaacaaacaccctgtgaggtaggtggggctgagagagctccgagaagctgtgactagcccaaggtcacccagctggcgtgtgtgggagtgtacaggctaatctgaattccccagataagcctccacagctcaggcggcagagctgggaatcaaacctggttcctccagattagatacatgagctcttaacctcctacgccactgctgctcctggctggcTCGCTGGGCCACTGTGGGCACAGTGCGCTTGTCTCCACCCCAGGGGCTACTGAAGCATAGGCAGTGGCAATGGATGGCCCCCgtggctgacagggaggctgtaAATGGGGCCAGGTGAGGTGGAAAAATCAGGTCTTACCCCGGGTGCAATTTTCTGCTGTTACGCCTCTAACTGAGCCAATgcaagaatgggctccccattttggcacaggACTGCTAGTCACCGcaagggttggcagaatgggttgaggcatcgctgtcttaaaacagagcccccacccacccaccaacccacccacccaccatgggtcggTCTGTAACAATTGCCCTTCAAGCAAGGGAAACCAGCCTCCGGGGGCTGCAATCAAGAGTGAAGCACTCGTTGGCGGACGCAGAGGTGGTTTACACCTATTCTTTTTGGCCGTTTTTCCCATGCAAAAGCTGCTTTTCTTGccgggaggaagagagagatgtGTCGCCTAGTCACAGTCGACTTATAGCAGTCCAGTAGGGCTTTCCTAAGCAAGAGActgacagaagtggtttgccattccctgcctctgtgtcgCAAGCCTGagcttcctcggtggtctcctatCCGGATACTAGCCTtgggtgaccctgcttagtttctgatgtAATTAAAAAATCTTACACAAGAGAAAATGGTTGATGTtggaaagaggagaaggagaagggtttCACTCTGAGAGGGCAACGGGCCATCTGCAAGTCTGTACGCTCCGTATCGATTTGAACAAAGCAGCCAGCTCTTTGGCTTCAGATGTCTGGTTGTATAATACTTTTAAgctccatttttttttgtcagcCTAATGAATAAATCAGAACCCCAAAGTAGAGGTTTGCATCGCCAGGgtcaaggaagagaagaaaaaaacaaacttgtCATTGTTATTATTGTGAGCAAGGAAAATccctgaattgtagtccatgcagtggcgtagctaccacggggaagggggtgcgcatcgcaccgggcgcgcgcctgggggggcagcaaaaatgtatttttaatatttttagtgtttttattttgttggccagcagggggcgcagtttttaggatagcagcaccaaaatgtcaggacaTCGTCCGGCAACACTTcttctgataccagccaagtttggtgaagtttggtttgggaggtccaaagttatggacccccaaaggaagtgccccatctcccattgtttccaatggaagctaatagtagatggggctaccttttgagagttcataactttggatcccctgaaccaaacttcactaaacttaggtggtatcatcaggatagtctcctgctgataccagccaggtttggtgaagtttggtttgggggtccaaagttgtggacccccaaaagggatgcccccatctcccattgtttccaatgggtgctaataatagtagatggggctacccttttgagggtccataactttggacccccttaaccaaatttcaccaaacctgggaagtatcatcaggagagtctcctaaagatacccttaaattttgatgctgctaacctaaaaactacgccctctGGAGGCTGAAACcagaaaacatgaaaaaaatacaaaaaacacaaacgagcatggggggggcaccaaaactctgattttgcaccgggctccatttcccctagctatgcctctgacccatgaacatctaaagtgccagagttggcacAGAGTCCATGAAAATCAGCTGCCGTGGGTTGGTTCCAAATCCAAAGGCGGCAGGCTAATTATCCTAATGAAATTTATGTATGTGGACATCCCTGTGAAACAGGGATAACAAGGCGTTAAAATTGGCTCACCTTTGACTTCTGCAATGCAGCCTTCCTGTCAAGTTGGGGATGAAAGTAAAGGTGCCTCTGAACTGAATGCCCCTTTGGATTTTCGTCCCGTGAATCCTGTGCCATATCCTGGACGTTCCCATCTTatacggcagtggtggcgaacctatggcacgggtgccagaggtggcactcagagccctctctgtgggcacgcgtgcatggagttcatcatgtgataatagtgtaattatttcagggagattattagcattaaacctaagacctagttttggggaagcagtgtaggtaaccctgttaagcgctgttaaaccctactgattttcatgggaagaacgaaagtgtgatcctttacctgagagtaagctcggttgctggcaatggggtttgcttctgagtaaaccctccttgggtcgtgattcacccgtttgaagcgttgcacagttgcttcaaagcaaagccaccgactaccaccaagcttactcccgagtaacgtgtgcctttgagccaaccgttttttctatactaaaacctcagtattcaggttaaattgccgtgttggcactttgcgataaataagtgggttttgggttgcagtttgggcactgggtctcgaaaaggttcgccatcactgttacaGGGCCTTTTTTGGCGTTGTGTTCAAAACATGCAATAGCTCGTACGTCATCAGAGGCAGAGCGCTCATGGGAACATGTaggatcacatgtccctgggctcaTGCTAGCTGGTCACGGGGGAGAGGGATGCGGAGAATCGCCCCAACACCCCTCCCCTaggtcccaccccaccccaccaggctgcagtCCGGCTGGGCCACTGCCGGGCACCCCTCGgcaggctcccactggctaaagtaagtggggcacgtgtgtgtgtgGCCGTGGGGGGGgagcgcccagagcaggtgttgccttgggtgtcatttcctcctcccctcataagaacataagaacataagaacaagccagctggatcagaccagagtccacctagtccagctctctgctactcgcagtggcccaccaggtgcctttgggagctcacatgcaggatttgaaagcaatggccttctgctgctgctgctgctcccgagcacctggactgttaaggcatttgcaatctcagatcaaagaggatcaagattggtagccataaatcgacttctcctccatacatctgtccaagcccctcacGTCTGTACGTCATATATCCTTTGCTTAaaggttattttattattaaaggtGATTTTATTATTCATATTTATTAGCCGTCGTCCTTCCTTCCTACAGcgcttaaggtggcttacatttttaaaaaaccccataaaactgAAATTGAAAATTTCAACTTTTGACCGCTTTAATTAAAGCATAATGTAGATAAATAATGTAGATTACGCTGAGAAACATCAAGGCTGTTCAAGATGGCGTCCAGTCCAAAACGGTGCCCCTACGAAGTAACCGCTCCGCCAAACCTACACTGTTCCGTCTGATGCCATCGATACCTTTTTGGCAATTATCCGTGCGCTCGCCACATCTGTGAGGTGAGGCGAGGACCGGGAGGGACACAAAATCTACCACCTCCGTATCACACCCTCCACGTATTAAATTATTAATTACATTATTCAatagttttcaatttttttaaattatttaaatgatgtatttatttcatggttaaattaaatttttaattCGAATTAATTATAATCAGATCTTTACTCAGCTGTTAATTTTACTGGGTTCTAAGCATGCTGAGATGGTTTTTACGGCATTGCTGTTCGTTCTGTAATTCACCCCGAGCCAGTTTTAGGATTAGGACAttggaggaaataaataaatgtattagcTGAATTGGCATCTTCTCGCTCCGCTCACGGTTCGACTCGCCTTAGGAGAGCCTTGCTCGGAGACTGCGAGAGGTTCTCGGTTTGAACTTTGACAGGAGGGTGACTGGGACGTAAAACTGGTTTCAAAACCGGTAATTTGGATTTTAAGCTCCTCAGGGTAAGGAGCTGTCTTCTTTGCTTATTAGGAAACAAGTTTTACGAAACTGAGCAAGGCTTAATTCTGTAGCAACTAGTACAGGATTACACTGGGCAAGAAGAGAcgaggaagagtttggacttataccctgcttttctcaacagtaaggagtatcatagaatcatacaatcgtagagttggaagagaccagaagggccatcaagtccaaccccccacaatgcaggaacacacaatcaaagcactcccgacacatgttcatccagcctgtctCAAAGCaccatacaaactcctttcccttcctctccttacaacagacaccttgtgaggtaggtggggttgagagagttttgaaagaactgggactggcccacggtcacccagcaggcttcatgtggaggagtgagaaacaaATCCAcatcaccagataagaatccaccactcctgtgaaggaatggggaatcaaacccagttccccaggttagagtccaccactcgtaaccactacgccatgctggcaagTTGGCAGTAGCTCTTTCCTCACAGGCCTccgaaaacattttgcaaaggttttcaaaacttttccaaaaatcctccatttgtctgcactcacccgcTCGAAAATTCCAGCCTGGCGTAGTGTTTTAATATCAACATTTTATGACCCCCCTAGAGCAGGTCAtaaactctggcgcttcagaggttcgtggactacaattcccatcagccccatgctggcatggcaatagcaagggctgatgggaattgtagtccacgaacatccgaAGCGctggagttggacacctctgctctagagcaTGCTCAGTCCTGCATCGGCTCGCCAACAACCAACCAGGGactggagttctcttggaatcACAACAGCTCCATCCTCACCAGGAATTAATCTGCAGGAATTtaccaacccagaattggcacaTTAGCTATAGCAAGTCTGTCCTTAACAGGCtactgggtgggggcaggggcttTCTTAATCTCCTATTCTATCGCCCAAGTAATGGTATTTTCAGCATACTTGGGGAGACCCTTGAGGGTGTAAAACCCTCTCTGTGGGTGCTCCCGTTTTATTGTATTGAGGGGGTATTCAGtcggtgtagcggttaagagcaggtggactccagcggtgggatccaaagattttagtaacaggttcccatggtggtgggattcaaactgtggcgtagcgccaatggggatgggcggggcacaacaggggcggggtgggcatttcaggggcagggcattcctgggcagggctgtggcaaggatgcagccgctgcgccagtccttgggcgggaaatgaatgcacgcaggcgcaggctgccacgcacgccggtgcacctcctgctagactgcttcaagttctgcacgctactgctgagaggaggggcgtaactaaggcaaaaatcacgtggcaaaatcaccaattagtaaccccctctcggcacacacaaataattagtaacctactctcgggaacctgggagaacctgctggatcccacctctggtagactctaatctggagaaccaggcttgattccccactcttccacatgagtgatggagtcttatctagtgaatcagatttgtttccccactcctacattcctacagtgtgaccttgggctagtcctctgtaaactctctcagccctgtctacctcacaaggtgtctattggggggagaggaaggaaaggtagtttgtaagcccctctgagactcttcacaggaaagaaagggggtataaatccaaagtggaTATCCAAAGGGGATATGTTTGCATTTGAGGGACACGAAGCAGAACATGGAATTTTTTGCAAGAACTCTGGTGACTACGTCTTTGGGCTGAGACCATCACGGGACAAAACGACTCTACCTCTTTGGGGTATgggttttaatttgttgttttctgtctgaTCCACCTCAAAATGCAACCATGTAGTTAATCTCTGGAAGAAGAGGTTCGTTGGAAACCATGCTTTCTGAGTTACCCTGCTTCCGATCCCTAGATAGGGTCATTTCGCATGAGCTCGGTGCACTTTATTTGTGATGAGGACTTTTCAAATAGTGGAGCTGAGCCCTGCAATCAGGAAAGTTGGACTCCTGGGGAATGTGAATCAAGTGCAGGAAAATTTCAGAAAGCAGTGTTAAAActatacctttaatagaaataattaataGAACTAGAAAtaattaatagaaataattaGAGAAATAATTACATAGAatagaaataatagaaaataattaATAGAAATCATTAAAAATGACGATATCAAATAAGCCAATTACCAACaatgaaaaataatacaaaacatggATAACACACCACAAACCGAAAAAGGGATCCCAACGTATACACAAAAAGACAGAAAGTCTCTGTATAActgatatcccttcagtgaaaatccatAAATAACACAATTGGAAAGTATTCCGACTCCAATTGCAAGATGTTCCGTTGGATTTAGTCATTTTTAGTTATTTCTATTAAAGTTatagttttaatgctgctttCTGAGCCAGACAGAGGTAATTTTTTCTGCAGTAtccatactgtttctggctcatttTCTATACTTTATGTGAATCAAGTCCCTGTTAACACTTCTTCCTGCCTTGGTTTTCAGCTACAAAGGCTTGGGGCTGAGCGGTCGTCCCCGGAAGCGATACACTTACAGAGCTGCGAGGATCTAAGCTCTACTTCATCTTTGCGCCGCCTGCTATCGGCCCGCCGGCTGGAGCGCAGGCGCCCTCACAGCCTCAGCGGACTCGTACGAGAGAGCAACCTCTAAGACACACGCCAAATGGGCCTGTCCTCCTGCCTTCTGTGACGACATCTTCACGGGTACCGGCTCTAGCCTTGGATCCAAGATCGAACTCCTAGAAAAACTGGATTTGGGCTTTCTACGGGGCGCCCACCCACCTCCCCTGGGATGACAGCTTCAAGGGTATGAGTTGACAGGGCAAATGTGCTCTCTGCCGAAAGCGCCAGGTTCCAGGTTCTCTTTTGCGAGGATTGCAATGCCTCTGTTCCACACTTGTCGCTGCGTGCGAGAGAATTGTCATTTTGGCTCGCTCGAGATTCTCTCGTGATCCAGAGAATGTTCATAGAGGTGACTGTTCCACGGCTGACAGAAGACACGTCTCATACAATGGCAGCGAGCGTTTTGTGCGAGCCACAGATTCTCATACGTGGCTGCAATGAATACTCTCAGCGTTGGGAGGTCACCCGTTTGCCTGTTGGCAACTTGTTGCGGGATGTCAGCAATCTGTCTCTCTTTCCTGGCATGGACAATTTGCACAGAGAGTCAATTTCCACTCGTTCTAGCGACTTGCGCTTCGTTTCCGGCACTCCTTGTGTGGCATTCGTGCCTCGTTGGCTACTGGGGTGTCCTGCTTGTTCAAAACGAGAATTTAGGGTTCTCTGATATCCCGACATGGGAGGAAAAGATAGTGTTCTCAAGTCTCCATTTAAATGGCATTACCAGGACTTGTCTGTATCCTCCGCTAGGAGATAATCGCCGGGGCAAAACCCCAATACCTCGCCTCTATCCTCTGCTTCCCTCTGCTGTGTATGCACACTATACCAGAGCTTGGGATCTCAGTTTCCCCATCATATTTTGCAGCTTGCAATATGTTCTGGCTACCACTGATACCTCATTTGAGCTGTGCCTTTGGCTGGCTGCTCCTTTGGGTGATCGTCTTCCAAGAGAACCCAGGAACTGAGGACCAAACCAGCTGATACTCCAAGACAGAATTTGCACTTCCTAAGTGGGTCGTAGCTCGTATCCTGAGGCTAGGCGCCATGGTTTGGGGTCTGGAGGTAGTGTCTGGCAGATGATGGGATAGTGTGGGCCCTGGCAGAGCCTGCCTTTACCTGGCGCCGTGGGGTGGAGGTTGATAAGATATTGTGGGTTGTGGTTCTCTAGCCGAGCAGAAAGTGACCTCCCTTGCTTGAATTCTGGGCCTAGCCTGAATTCACTTTTTCCTCTGGAGACCCCAGAAGGATGGCTGCAGCCCTCAAAACTTCAGACCACCGAGACCTGGTGGCAATACCTCCTAAAATAGACAACAAGTGCTCTTTTGCATGTCCCCCCCAGGCTGTCGGGAGTCAGCTTCTGACCCATCGGGGGTCCTGTCCTGTATCCCGCCTTTCTCAGCAGTCTCTTATGTGACCTCAaagcccccccgcgccccccccccccactgtcatGCTTCCCGGCTCTTTCTGATCAGAGTGCATGCTGTAGCTTTTTGTAAAACTACGGGAATGCCTAGAGAGGCCTTTGGGATATCAGGGGGATGTCTTCCTAGCCAGGGGTTCGGGTGCCTTTGAACAGCTGTAGATCAGGAAGCCAttcggcaggcggcaggcggtgATAAAGGGGTGCATTTCTGCTCACTCCGTGTTCAGAGGCGTCGGAGGGCGAGAGCATCGGCTACCCTGATCGGAACAGGGACGGGTGGGAAACTCAGCGACCGGCAGTTTTGAGATGCACAAATACTTATCTGAGTAAACCAAATAAAGCCATATCTATTAACTTCGAGCCTGTTGGgatttgcctttttattttttaagtcgCATGAATCCAATGATATCTGCCACTAGGCTCTGTTTTCACGATGAGAGCCACCTCTCTTTCCTCAGTTGACCTTTTCTGTCCTTCACAAAGCTGGTGAAGATTTTTCCCATAGtca from Sphaerodactylus townsendi isolate TG3544 linkage group LG01, MPM_Stown_v2.3, whole genome shotgun sequence harbors:
- the LOC125436542 gene encoding protein FAM189B-like, translating into MGAHLAAPTPADQKGKWERAGRTVIRIQVRPTCSSLRSLEAPECPGAGAAEWEQVDFQSSGSKALLPPCAPTRSSSAGSNLEGCLLHPLGREPPSLSQGRQSGKAKLEVPWKVTQHLPKTATRSLGDLKVCRGTRGLMARFLNRSKRNLALPGAETIRHGPQGQKQLQRLGAERSSPEAIHLQSCEDLSSTSSLRRLLSARRLERRRPHSLSGLVRESNL